The Juglans regia cultivar Chandler chromosome 1, Walnut 2.0, whole genome shotgun sequence nucleotide sequence tatagttATACGTCGACTAATTTGTCACTCCCATCAATATTATCGCTCTTAACATTAGAATTTCTTCACATTAGAATCTCTTCGTGTTTTTGTTTAAACCATTAGACCTAAGACTGAGATAAGAGTATCacaataattattattctttaattgaacttttttttttttttttgagtagtTTAACTGAATCCTTTTAATTGcattaaacatttttataaatagtatatgACTCATTTTATGGGTCATCCGTTATTACTTTAGATTCTATATTTTGGGTAAAATCTCTAAAGGATTCTGtataaataagaagaaaaattttagtcaacaatcatacaccacacacttgctgaggaaaaaaaaaaaaaaaaacttattcatcatcttaacttctatcatcctcccatcatctcgtgatgtggtattagatgataggtttataagtgaaatataataaataatttctaataatctaataacatatcataggatgatgagaggatgatggaATTTGGagtgatgagtagcattactccttATTTTATTCGGGAGGGTGATTCCACACTATATTTGTAATGTATGTGATTTCAGCCTTTATTTACATTAACCTTGTGCATTCATATTCATTGTCACTGTCTTGTATTGATAGTGATGTCATGagtttttaacttattgatgaTGTTTCATTGAAAACTCACCGTGGTCCTACTACGGTTGTGTTTCTCATTACCGTAGATTTTGAGGCAAATGTTGCTCTTGAGGGTTACCTTGACGAATATGGACTGGTGCAGCTTGGGGAATAGCCATGGGGACCTATCCCCATTAAGTAATAATCTTTTGTAATAGTTTAAAACGTTTATGTATTTGGAATAGTCATGGTTTGTTATATTGTGAGTTGGGCGAATAACAAATGAtcatttgtaattatattttggatgaGATGGTAGTGACTTAtggaaatttttattaatagacGAGAAATGTACAAATTCTTtggtattattaatattagtttatGACTAATATCTTTTACTATTCCATTGCGACTTTGATACACGTGTGCTTGGTATATGAGCGCACAAGATTCCTACAGCATAAGGGATGTAGCAGTTTGGCATGCATCCTAGGCACTGTGGTTCCTCGCCAAACCGCAACTGGGGCCACACCTACCATATGGGTAAAACATGTTATGATTTGTTACGATGTTGTTCTGTGATATTTATGCCAAAAGACTTTTGTATATCATACTTCTGTAAATAAACGTTTCTGAAATGCCgctttgttattttgttttgttttgcattctgtaaTTAACTCATATTTACACGATAGTATAGGTTCACTGCTAATTGAATTGTTGATAATTTATTCAATTATCTCCATTAtgttttagatgattttgatgttTCAGTTGAGAATTAATAATACAAAACATGAGTGAGATTTTTTGACGTCTCTGTGGAGGAAGgtatatttttgaataaatgagttttataTGTTGTAGAGCCTTTCCATGTATAATTTGGAGTCTATATTTGTATTGTTGGGATTTGATTTTAAGTGACAAGAGCTCACTCATCCCTAACCCTCTGAGTACGAGGCGTGACATGATTAGATCCTCCAATTCCCAGCAAGGATAAAGATATtcttcatttgaaaataaaatgcagGATAATTTCCATTTAGCATAaaacatgagctattttgatcatttcagttaataacataatgtgaaatgACTAAAACATCCTACGATTTACACTAAATGCATCCGATTTATTAATGGAATCGCAAATTCATGTCATGGGCACTTAGGCCGACCTTCCTTAGTTTTCCAGTTGTTGTAGCATGGACATTCTTCCTTGTTCCCATATGTTCCCGAGGGAACACAGAGACATTTCTGACAACATTTGTTGCAGAAGAACAAACATGGCTTCCTGTGATGTGTTTTTTAGCATCGGTAGTTGCAGGCCCTCGGACACGCTGAAAAGGAAAcataaagaaaacaacaaaaaaaaaaaaaaaaaccgaataTTAAAGAAACTTCATATGAGAAATGAGgagattaaaagaaattaaaaggtTGAAGAAACATATTAATGTCTTTTAGACCTTCTTGACGAACCGATCCCTCCCCGCCAGCCTATTCATATATAATGAGTGGGAATTTTGTGTTAAAAACACTATATGATAATGGGATTATTGCGAAACATTAAACTCAAAAGACAATGGATTCAGTGTATTAGGtatgttagagagagagagagagagagactcacgtCTGAAACCTCAATGGCAAAGGCGAAGGTAAGGATGAGGAAGAAGGAGAGATGAAGAAGCTGCCATGACAGCCTTGCCATGCTTTCCTTAGCTAATAAGTTCTTCAGGTATGCATACACAT carries:
- the LOC109019072 gene encoding uncharacterized protein LOC109019072 — encoded protein: MDNRPCLSDLPDFQLRKAWQGCHGSFFISPSSSSLPSPLPLRFQTLAGRDRFVKKRVRGPATTDAKKHITGSHVCSSATNVVRNVSVFPREHMGTRKNVHATTTGKLRKVGLSAHDMNLRFH